GTGCTTCACGGGGCGGAGGAGCGGAAGGTCAGTCGGCCCACGCTGTCTTGGCGTCGGTCTGCGGCACGGCGTCGCCGGCCGGGGGCGGCGCACCATCCAGCGCGCGGCGCACGGGGGCAAACGAGCGGCGATGATGCGGCGTCACGCCGTGCCGTTCGATGGCGGCCAGGTGCTGCGGCGTGCCGTAGCCGGCGTGTACGTCGAAGCCGTACTGCGGAAATGCGATGTGCAGGGCCGCCAGTTGGCGGTCGCGCGTCACCTTGGCCAGGATCGATGCCGCCGAGATGGCAGGCACCAGGGCATCGCCCTTGACGATGGCCTCCACCGCGAACGCCACCTGCGGACAACGGTTGCCGTCCACCTGCACCAGGTCGGGCAGCACCCCTTGCGCGGCGACGCCCTGCACGGCGCGCTGCATCGCCAGCATGGTCGCATGCAGGATGTTGATGCGATCGATCTCCTCGACGGTGGCTTCGGCCACATGCCACGCGAGCGCCTTCTCGACGATCTCGTCGTACAGCGCCTCACGCTTTTTGGCGGTCAGCACCTTGGAGTCGGCCAGCCCCTGGATCGGCTTGCGCGGATTGAGCACCACGGCGGCAGCCGTCACCGGCCCCGCCAGCGGCCCGCGCCCGGCCTCGTCGACGCCGCACAGGATGCGGCGTGCGCGCTTGCCCGCCGCCGGCGATTGCGACAGCGGGAGCGCGAGTTGCGGAATCTCGGTGGAATCGGCCGTCATGGTCTCAGAGTTTGCCGCGGCCGCGCAGCAGGTCCACCACCACCTGGGCGCCGATGTCGGCCATGTTCTGCTTGAGCGTCAGGTGCATCTGCGTGAAGTGCTCGCGCAGGAACGCCGCGTTGGCGTGGTCGCTGAGCTGCAGCAGCGTCTCGCGAGCGAGCGCCTCGGGTGTCGCATCGTCCTGCAGCAGTTCGGGCACGACAAAGCGGCCCGACAGGATGTTCGGCAGGCCCACGTACGGCAGGTAGCCCTTGCGCTTCATGATCTGCGCGGTCAGCCAGGGCACCTTGTAGGTGATCACCATCGGCTTCTTGTACAGCGCGGCCTCCAGCGTCGCGGTGCCGCTGGCGAGCAGGATCACGTCGGCCGCTTCCATCGCGGCGTGCGACTGCCCGTCGACCACCCACAGGTGCAGGCCGGGGTGCTCCGCGCGCATCGCGTCGATCCGTTCGCGCAGCATGGCGTTGGCCGCCGGCAGCACAAAGGCGAGGTCCGGCTCGACGGCCTGCATGCGCGCCATCGCGGCGAACAGCGTCGGCCCGAGCAGCTTGACCTCGGAGTTGCGGCTGCCCGGCAGCACCGCCACCACCTTGCGGCCGAGCGGCAGTCCGAGACGACTGCGCGCGCCCTCCACGTCCGGCTCCAGCGGAATCTCGTCGGCCAGCGGATGGCCGACGTAGGTGGCTGGAATCCCGGCCCTGGCGTAGATCTCAGGCTCGAACGGGAACAGGCAGAGGATGTGGTCGACCGCGCGCGCGATCGTCTTGATGCGCCCGGCGCGCCATGCCCAGATCGACGGGCTGACGAAGTGCACCACCGGCACGCCCGCGCGCCGCATGGCGATCTCGACGTTGAAATTGAAATCGGGGGCATCCACGCCGATGAAGGCCATCGGCGGATCGGCCAGCAGGTTCTGCTTCAGTTCGCGCCGGATGGCGAGAATCTCGCGCAGCTGGCCGAGCACCTCGACATAACCGTTGACCGACAGCTTGTGCATCGGCCAGTGCGATGCGAAGCCCTGCTCCGCCATGCGCGCGCCGCCGATGCCCTCGTAGGCGACATCCTGCGGCAGCCGGGCATGCAGCCCCTTGAGCAGCAGCGAGGCCAGCAGGTCGCCGGACGCCTCGCCGGCTGCCATGCCGATGCGGCGGGCCGGCGCGGCGGGCGGCTGCGTCAACGCACGATGCCGCGCTTGGTGGCGGCGATGAAGTCGGCGAAGGTGCGCAGCGCCTCGCGGCTCGGGGCATCTTCGGTCTGCGCGACCTGCGCGGCGATCTCGGCCTGGGCCTGGTCGAAGCTCAGGTCGCTCTTGTAGAGCAGCTTGTAGGCCTGGCGCAGGCCGGCGATCTGCTCGGCCGAAAAGCCGCGGCGCTGCAGGCCCACGACGTTGACGCCATGCGGCGCGGCCTTGTTGCCGCCCTTGTCGCTGGCGGCGATCACGAACGGCGGCACATCCTGCACCAGCGCCGAGGCACCGCCCAGCATCGCGTGCGCGCCGATGCGCACGAACTGGTGCACGCCCGACATGCCGCCCAGGATTGCCCAATCGCCCACTTCCACGTGGCCGGCGATCTGCGCGTTGCTGGAGAACACCGTGTGGTTGCCGATGCGGCAATCGTGCGCGATGTGCACGTAGGCCATGATCCAGTTGTCATCGCCGATGGACGTGATACCGACATCCTGCGCGGTGCCGGTATGGATCGTGGTGAATTCGCGGATGGTGTTGCGGTCGCCGACGATGAGCCGGGTCGGCTCGTCGCGGTACTTCATATCCTGCGGCCGCCCGCCCACCGACGCGAAGTGGCCGATCTGGTTGTCGCGGCCCAGCGTGGTGTAGCCCTCGACCACGGTATGGTGGCCGATGCGCGTCCCCGAATCGATGCGCACATTCGGGCCGATCACGGTAAAGGCGCCGACCTCGACATCCGGGGCCAGTTCGGCCTGCGGGTCGATCACCGCGGTCGGGTGAATCTTCTGAACTTGCGTCATGCGTCGCCCTTGGACTTGTCTTCGCGCACGGCACACATGATCTCAGCCTCGGCCGCGACTTCATCGTCCACGGTCGCGAACACCTTGAACTTCCACATGCCGCTCTTGGAGCGCAGCAGCTCGGCGTTCAACACCAGCTGATCGCCCGGCGTGACCTGGCGCTTGAAGCGCGCGCCATCGATGCTGACGAACAGGTAGAGCTGGTTTTCCTGGCGCTTGTGATTGGACTCGCCGAAGGTCAGCAGCGCGGCGGTCTGGGCCAGCGCTTCGAGCATCAACACGCCCGGCATCACCGGATGGCCCGGGAAATGGCCGTTGAAGAACGGCTCGTTGAAGGTGACGTTCTTGATCGCCTTGATGCGCTTGCGCGGCTCCATCTCGAGCACGCGATCGACCAGCAGCATCGGATAGCGGTGCGGCAGCAGTTCGAGAATCTTCTTGATGTTGAAATCGCTGACGAGGCTCGTCGTCGCGGCAGAGGGTTCGGTCATGATGATTGCTGCAGATGCTTGACCTGCTGTTCCAGTTGTTGCAACCGTTCGCGCATGCGCGTCAGGCCACGGAGGATGGCCGCGTTACGT
The sequence above is a segment of the Ralstonia nicotianae genome. Coding sequences within it:
- the lpxA gene encoding acyl-ACP--UDP-N-acetylglucosamine O-acyltransferase; this encodes MTQVQKIHPTAVIDPQAELAPDVEVGAFTVIGPNVRIDSGTRIGHHTVVEGYTTLGRDNQIGHFASVGGRPQDMKYRDEPTRLIVGDRNTIREFTTIHTGTAQDVGITSIGDDNWIMAYVHIAHDCRIGNHTVFSSNAQIAGHVEVGDWAILGGMSGVHQFVRIGAHAMLGGASALVQDVPPFVIAASDKGGNKAAPHGVNVVGLQRRGFSAEQIAGLRQAYKLLYKSDLSFDQAQAEIAAQVAQTEDAPSREALRTFADFIAATKRGIVR
- the fabZ gene encoding 3-hydroxyacyl-ACP dehydratase FabZ, translated to MTEPSAATTSLVSDFNIKKILELLPHRYPMLLVDRVLEMEPRKRIKAIKNVTFNEPFFNGHFPGHPVMPGVLMLEALAQTAALLTFGESNHKRQENQLYLFVSIDGARFKRQVTPGDQLVLNAELLRSKSGMWKFKVFATVDDEVAAEAEIMCAVREDKSKGDA
- the rnhB gene encoding ribonuclease HII, yielding MTADSTEIPQLALPLSQSPAAGKRARRILCGVDEAGRGPLAGPVTAAAVVLNPRKPIQGLADSKVLTAKKREALYDEIVEKALAWHVAEATVEEIDRINILHATMLAMQRAVQGVAAQGVLPDLVQVDGNRCPQVAFAVEAIVKGDALVPAISAASILAKVTRDRQLAALHIAFPQYGFDVHAGYGTPQHLAAIERHGVTPHHRRSFAPVRRALDGAPPPAGDAVPQTDAKTAWAD
- the lpxB gene encoding lipid-A-disaccharide synthase, which codes for MTQPPAAPARRIGMAAGEASGDLLASLLLKGLHARLPQDVAYEGIGGARMAEQGFASHWPMHKLSVNGYVEVLGQLREILAIRRELKQNLLADPPMAFIGVDAPDFNFNVEIAMRRAGVPVVHFVSPSIWAWRAGRIKTIARAVDHILCLFPFEPEIYARAGIPATYVGHPLADEIPLEPDVEGARSRLGLPLGRKVVAVLPGSRNSEVKLLGPTLFAAMARMQAVEPDLAFVLPAANAMLRERIDAMRAEHPGLHLWVVDGQSHAAMEAADVILLASGTATLEAALYKKPMVITYKVPWLTAQIMKRKGYLPYVGLPNILSGRFVVPELLQDDATPEALARETLLQLSDHANAAFLREHFTQMHLTLKQNMADIGAQVVVDLLRGRGKL